Genomic segment of Paraburkholderia agricolaris:
GCGTATCGGTGTGATCGACGTATCGCCGGATTGCGATCCGGCACAGCAGGTTGCATTCGCGCATTCGGAGATCGAGCGGCTCAAGGAAGAAAACGGCGCGCTCGTGCTCACTGACATGTTTGGCGCCACGCCGGCGAATATCGCCGGGCGACTCGCCTCGGTGCCGAACGTCCGCGTGCTGTGCGGCGTCAATCTGCCGATGCTGGTGCGCGCGGTCTGTTATCGCGCCACGCCGCTCGACACGCTGGTCGACAAGGCGCTCGCCGGAGCCACCAAGGGCGTGCATGCAATCGGACCTGCCACGCCGGCACCGGTTGCGCCTCCCGCGGGATCCGGCGACTGTTTGCCCGCGTTGCCACCCGAGGCCGACCTGACCCAGAAAGTGGGCTCGACCGGGTTGTAAGCGGACCGTACGGTTTTAAACGATTGCGATCGGGTTGCGGCCCGATTGCAGCTGGTTTGCAGTTTCACCTTTCACCACAACATTCACCCGCGCTTCGGACCATCACATGCTGCAACAGGAAACGACTATTGTGAACAAGCTGGGGCTGCACGCGCGCGCGTCGGCCAAGTTGACGCAACTCGCGGGCAACTACCAGGCGGAAATCTGGATGAGCCGCAATGGCCGCCGTATCAACGCCAAGAGCATCATGGGTGTGATGATGCTGGCCGCGGGTATAGGCAGCACGGTGCTGATCGAAACCGAGGGCACCGACGAGAAAGAGGCAATGGACGCATTGCTGAAACTGATTGCCGATAAATTTGGCGAAGGTCAGTGAATTCGCGCGTTCTCTTTGCCTGAAGCAAAATGCCGCGGCTGTCCGCGGCATTTTTTTTAGCGCGAGACAATCGTGCAAGAGTAGTGCACGAGCGGTGCGAAGGCGCATGAGCCGATAGTGCCGGCGGCGCGTGGGGAGCGTTGCCGGAACGCCGGGCCAATGAAGGCGCATTGTCGTGGCCGCTTACGGTATTTCGTGCTGCGCTGCACACAGCCCCGACGTACTTGCAAAGGGCGCGGAATTTATAATGACAATGAGAGTCTGAGAGCATTGCAGCGGTTTGCCGCGGCATCACACAACTAGAGGAGGTGCGCGTGTCATTCACGCTGCATGGAATTCCCGTGTCACGCGGTATCGCCATCGGGCGGGCTTATCTGATCGCCCCGGCTGCACTTGACGTAGACCACTATTTGATCGAACCCGCCCAGATCGAGGGCGAGATCGAGCGTTTCCGCACGGCCCAGCAACAGGTGCATCAAGAACTCGACGCGTTGCGCGCCGATCTTGCCGCGGATGCGCCGAGCGAAATGGGCGCGTTCATCAACGTTCATTCAATGATCCTGAACGATGCGATGCTCGTGCAGGAAACCATCGACCTGATCCGCACGCGCCGCTACAACGTCGAGTGGGCGCTGACCGAACAACTCGAGCGCCTGTCGCGCCATTTCGACGATATCGAAGACGAATACCTGCGTGAACGCAAAGCGGACATCGAACAGGTGGTCGAGCGCGTGCTGAAGGCGCTCGCCGGCGCGACGGGGGCGCTGGTGGACGGCGTGCACGGTACCTGTGACGAGATGATTGTGGTCGCGCACGACATCGCGCCGGCCGACATGATGCAATTCAAAACGCAAACGTTTCAGGGTTTCGTCACCGATCTGGGCGGACGGACCTCGCATACGGCGATCGTCGCGCGCAGTCTCGGCATTCCGGCGGCGGTCGGCGTGCAGCATGCGAGCGCGCTGATCCGGCAGGACGACCTGATCATTGTCGACGGCGATCACGGCATTGTGATCGTCGATCCCGCGCCGATCGTGCTGGAAGAGTACTCATACCGGCAGAGCGAAAAGGCGCTTGAGCAGCGCAAGCTGCAACGGCTGAAGTTCTCGCCCACGCAGACGCTGTGCGGCACGCGTATTGAACTGTGCGCGAACATCGAATTGCCGGAGGACGCGCGCGCAGCGGTCGATTCCGGCGCGACCGGGGTGGGCCTGTTCCGCACCGAGTTTCTGTTCATGAATCACAAGCACCACATGCCGGAAGAGGAGGAGCAGTTTGCAGCCTACCGGCGCGCGGTCGAGCTGATGAACGGCTTGCCGGTAACGATCCGTACGATCGACGTCGGCGCCGACAAGCCACTCGATTCGATGGGAGGCGGCGACGGCTACGAAACCGCACCGAACCCCGCTTTGGGGCTCAGAGCGATTCGCTGGAGCCTCTCCGAGCCGCAGATGTTCCTGACGCAGTTGCGTGCGATTCTCCGCGCGTCGGCGTTCGGCAAGGTGAAGATTCTGATTCCGATGCTCGCGCATGCGCAGGAGATCGATCAGACGCTCGATCTGATTCGCGAAGCCAAGCGGCAGCTTGACGATGCCGGCATCGCCTACGATCCGAACGTGCAGGTTGGCGCGATGATCGAGATTCCGGCTGCCGCGATTGCGTTGCCGCTGTTTCTCAAGCGGCTGGATTTTCTGTCGATCGGCACGAACGATCTGATCCAGTACACGCTGGCGATCGATCGCGCGGATAACTCCGTCGCGCATCTATACGACCCGCTGCATCCGGCGGTGCTGCATCTGATCGCCTTTACGCTGCGTGAGGCGAAGCGGGCGGGGGTGCCGGTGTCGGTATGCGGCGAGATGGCGGGCGATCCGGCGTTGACGCGTCTGTTGCTCGGCATGGGTCTCACCGAGTTTTCGATGCATCCGAGCCAGTTGCTGGTGGTCAAGCAGGAAGTCCTGCGCTCGCATCTGAAGACGCTCGAGAAGCCGGTGGCCGACGTGCTGGCTTCGTTCGAACCGGAAGAAGTACAGGCGGCCCTCAAGCGTGTGGTGCTGGCTTGAAACTGAAGATTGCTTAGGTTCAAACGGAAAACGCCGCACATGTGCGGCGTTTTTTATTCGGGTCTCGTTCGGACTCAAACGTGATGCCGTTGCCCACATACCGGGCAATCCGGCTGGCGCGCAATGCGCATCGTGTTCCATTCCATTCGCAGCGAATCGAGCATCGTGAGGCGGCCCACCAGCGGCGTGCCGATTTCGCCGATCACTTTTAGCGCTTCAGCGGCCTGCATTGAACCAATGATGCCGACCGTGGGCGCGAACACGCCCATGGTCGAGCACGCGACTTCCTCGAACGGCTGATCTTCAGGGAACACGCACGCATAGCAGGGCGACGTTTCGTCGCGGAAATCGAAGGTGCTGATCTGGCCGTCGAAGCGCAACGCCGCACCCGACACCAGCGGCACGCCGTGTTTTACGCATGCCCGGTTGATCGCGTGGCGGGTCGCGAAGTTGTCGGTGCAATCCAGCACGACGGTGGCGTGCGGCACCTCGCGATCGAGCCACGCATCGTCGACACGTTCGGCTACCGCGTTCACCACCACCTCGGGATTGATCTGGGCGATCGCGTCGCGCCCGGACTCCACCTTCTTGCGCCCGACCGACGCGCTCACGTGCAGAATCTGCCGCTGCAGATTGGTCAGGTCGACCGTATCGGCATCGACCAGCGTCAGGCGACCGACGCCTGCCGCCGCCAGATACATCGCCGCAGGCGAGCCCAGACCGCCCGCACCGACGATGATCGCGTGCGCGTCGATAAAGCGCTGCTGCGCCTCGATGCCGATTTCGTCGACGAGGATATGGCGGGAATAGCGGAGGAGTTGATCGTCGTTCATGGCGGGGCGCGTGGAGTGTCGCGCAATGAAGAGCAGGGCCGGCGGCCTGCCATGCGCGTTTTCGTTATTTTAATCGCGCGAGGACGTGGGTGTTCGTGCTGGTGCTGGGGTTGGGTATTGCGCTACGTATTGCGATGCATGCTCCAGCGTCCACAGCGACGTGCGCTCGCAGCCGAACAGACTGCGAGGGCACGTTGGGCTTGCCGCTTAGTTGCTTTGCGTAGCAGGCGCCGAGGCCGGGACCGGGCCCGAAGCGCCCGGCACCGGTTGCGTCGGCTTCACCGCGACCGGCGCGGACGCCGACGTTGCCGGCTTGTTCTGCGCCAGACGCCGCTCAGTCAGCGACTTCGATTCCTGAACCGGCTTGCCTTCCAGCTTGTTCAGCGCCTGTTGCAGCATGAAGTCGTCGGGCGAACCGAACTCGACCGGCTTGCGTTCACGATCCTTCTGACGCTGTTCCGGCGTCTTCTTGTCGTTCTGCTCTTCAAGCTGGCGCAGTTGGTCCATGCGCTCCTGTTCGCGCTGTTCCGCTTCCTTCTTCTCGTTCGGATCCTGCGTGTTCGCAAGGTGGTTCGAGTAGTCGACTTCGCGGGTAACGAGTGCGTCGTCCGGATCGCCTTCCGCGTACTGATCGACCGCGATGTCAGGACGGATGCCCTTGTTCTGGATCGAACGGCCGCTCGGCGTGTAGTAGTACGCCGTGGTCAGACGCAGGGCCGTGTCGGCCGTCATCGGGCGGACGGTTTGCACCGAACCCTTGCCGAACGTGGTCTTGCCGACGATCAGCGCACGATGCTGGTCCTGCAGCGCGCCCGCGACGATTTCCGAAGCCGATGCCGAGTAGGCGTTGGTCAGCACGATCATCGGCACAGTCTTGAAGATCGGTGCTTCGTCTTTCAGCGGATCGCTGTCGAACGATTGCAGGCGGTAGTTATCGTAGGTGTCGCGATAGACCTGCTTCGAATCCGGAATCTGGCCGTTGGTGGACACCACCACCGAATTCGGCGGCAGGAACGCGCCGGCAACGCCAACCGCACTTTGCAGCAGACCGCCGCCGTTATTGCGCAGATCGAGCACGAGGCCCTTCAGGTTCGGCTGTTGACGGGCGATGTCCTGCAGCTTCGCGGCCAGATCAGGCGTGGTGCGTTCCTGGAAGCTGGTGATGCGGATATATGCGTAGCCTGGCGCCAGGATCTTCATCTTGACCGACTGGACCTTGATGATCGCGCGCGTCACCGTGAGCGGGAACGTGCGGTCGTCGGTCTTGCGGAAGATGGTCAGCGTGACCTTGGTGCCGGGATCGCCGCGCATTTGCTTGACGGCCTGGTCGAGCGTCATGCCGCGCACAGGTTTGTCGTTGATGCGGGTGATCAGGTCGCCCGGACGGATACCGGCGCGGAAGGCAGGCGTGTCTTCAATCGGCGAGATCACCTTGATCAGGCCGTCTTCGGACGAAATTTCGATGCCGAGACCCGCGAAGCGACCCTTGGTCTGCTCCTGCAGTTCTTCGTAATCGGTCTTGTCGAGATACGACGAGTGCGGGTCGAGGCTCGACACCATGCCCTTGATGGCGGCGGTGAGGAGCTTCTTGTCGTCGACCGGTTCGACGTATTCATGCTTGATTTGCCCGAAAACTTCGGCAAACAGCCTGAGTTGGTCCAGCGGCAGCGGTGCAACGGCGCTCGAGGCGGCGCTGGCGGGTTGCTGGGCCGAGGCGGAGAGTTGCAGGGTGGCGAATACGCCGGTAGCAAGGCCCGCGGCAATCAGGCCGATATTTTTCAGGTTCTTTCGCATAGAGTCTGTTGCGGTCGGAAGCGCGTGGCAGCGTCGATAGAGATGGGGACGGACAAGTATAACTGCACACTCGCCCAGTCAGGGCGCAGCACAGGCTATCG
This window contains:
- a CDS encoding PTS sugar transporter subunit IIA is translated as MAGILIIAHAPFATALRDCISHIYGGLPARIGVIDVSPDCDPAQQVAFAHSEIERLKEENGALVLTDMFGATPANIAGRLASVPNVRVLCGVNLPMLVRAVCYRATPLDTLVDKALAGATKGVHAIGPATPAPVAPPAGSGDCLPALPPEADLTQKVGSTGL
- a CDS encoding HesA/MoeB/ThiF family protein — its product is MNDDQLLRYSRHILVDEIGIEAQQRFIDAHAIIVGAGGLGSPAAMYLAAAGVGRLTLVDADTVDLTNLQRQILHVSASVGRKKVESGRDAIAQINPEVVVNAVAERVDDAWLDREVPHATVVLDCTDNFATRHAINRACVKHGVPLVSGAALRFDGQISTFDFRDETSPCYACVFPEDQPFEEVACSTMGVFAPTVGIIGSMQAAEALKVIGEIGTPLVGRLTMLDSLRMEWNTMRIARQPDCPVCGQRHHV
- a CDS encoding S41 family peptidase, whose protein sequence is MRKNLKNIGLIAAGLATGVFATLQLSASAQQPASAASSAVAPLPLDQLRLFAEVFGQIKHEYVEPVDDKKLLTAAIKGMVSSLDPHSSYLDKTDYEELQEQTKGRFAGLGIEISSEDGLIKVISPIEDTPAFRAGIRPGDLITRINDKPVRGMTLDQAVKQMRGDPGTKVTLTIFRKTDDRTFPLTVTRAIIKVQSVKMKILAPGYAYIRITSFQERTTPDLAAKLQDIARQQPNLKGLVLDLRNNGGGLLQSAVGVAGAFLPPNSVVVSTNGQIPDSKQVYRDTYDNYRLQSFDSDPLKDEAPIFKTVPMIVLTNAYSASASEIVAGALQDQHRALIVGKTTFGKGSVQTVRPMTADTALRLTTAYYYTPSGRSIQNKGIRPDIAVDQYAEGDPDDALVTREVDYSNHLANTQDPNEKKEAEQREQERMDQLRQLEEQNDKKTPEQRQKDRERKPVEFGSPDDFMLQQALNKLEGKPVQESKSLTERRLAQNKPATSASAPVAVKPTQPVPGASGPVPASAPATQSN
- a CDS encoding HPr family phosphocarrier protein, translated to MLQQETTIVNKLGLHARASAKLTQLAGNYQAEIWMSRNGRRINAKSIMGVMMLAAGIGSTVLIETEGTDEKEAMDALLKLIADKFGEGQ
- the ptsP gene encoding phosphoenolpyruvate--protein phosphotransferase, encoding MSFTLHGIPVSRGIAIGRAYLIAPAALDVDHYLIEPAQIEGEIERFRTAQQQVHQELDALRADLAADAPSEMGAFINVHSMILNDAMLVQETIDLIRTRRYNVEWALTEQLERLSRHFDDIEDEYLRERKADIEQVVERVLKALAGATGALVDGVHGTCDEMIVVAHDIAPADMMQFKTQTFQGFVTDLGGRTSHTAIVARSLGIPAAVGVQHASALIRQDDLIIVDGDHGIVIVDPAPIVLEEYSYRQSEKALEQRKLQRLKFSPTQTLCGTRIELCANIELPEDARAAVDSGATGVGLFRTEFLFMNHKHHMPEEEEQFAAYRRAVELMNGLPVTIRTIDVGADKPLDSMGGGDGYETAPNPALGLRAIRWSLSEPQMFLTQLRAILRASAFGKVKILIPMLAHAQEIDQTLDLIREAKRQLDDAGIAYDPNVQVGAMIEIPAAAIALPLFLKRLDFLSIGTNDLIQYTLAIDRADNSVAHLYDPLHPAVLHLIAFTLREAKRAGVPVSVCGEMAGDPALTRLLLGMGLTEFSMHPSQLLVVKQEVLRSHLKTLEKPVADVLASFEPEEVQAALKRVVLA